The uncultured Sphaerochaeta sp. genome includes the window TACAGCCTGTCCCATCTCCCAAACCCACTTACGAGTGCCTTGGGCTGTGAGAATTTCGTATTCCAACACAAAGGGCTTGTTTTCATGGATTGCCCACTTCCACTCGTTATAGATTTTCTGACGATAGGAGAGCACAATCACATCATTGTAGGAAATATCACGGTTGTTTATCAGCTGGTCAGGGGAGTACCCAGTCAAGGCTTCACACCCAGCTGAAACATACAACATGGTCCAGTGGGAATCATAACGGCATCGGTATGCCATTCCAGGCAAGTGAGAGAGCAGTGCTGATTTGCTGCGTTCACTCTCCGCAAGTAGCTTTTCAGCTTCCTTTCGTTTTGTAATATCTTGCAAAAGACAGATATGGGCGAAGAGTCGGCTATCACTCGCTTGCAAGGGAGCCACCGTCATCTCAACCCAGACAATTGAGCCATCTGGACGAATAAAACGTTTCTCCATGCTGTAGTTTTCCAGCTCACCTTGCTTTAATCGCTTGAAATTTTCCAACTCCTTAGGAAGATCATCAGGATGGGTGATCGTTGTCCAGCCAATCCTGAGGACCTCTTCCATGGTTCTTCCCGTAATTTTCTCATACATGGGATTACCATCGAACTGTTCCTTACCGGGTTCCACCCCAAGGTCAACACGATGAGAGACAGAAATCCCAATGGGAGCTTGGTAGAAGATGGCGTTAAACAGGTGTGCTTGCTCCTGCATATTCTGTTGCTTTGAATCTGCGTCTTGTTTCACCACCGCTCTCTCGAGGATTTCTCTCAGTTGTGTTTCTTGCAGGGGTTTTGTCAAGATCGTCACGATATCCAAGTCAAACACTCGTTTCTTCTGCTGGAGTAGATGCGGCTCACCAAGCACAACGATCCTCAGAGGCTCTTGCTGTGACCTGTAGACCAACGTGTGAAGCAATTGGAGACTCTGCAAATACGAGCGCTCAATATCAATTATCACCAGGCCGATGGAAGCATGTTGCTCCAGCAAGTGAAGCGCCTCATTGCTGTTTTCGGCTGCAAGCACCTGGATACGTCCAGTAATCTTTCTCACCAGAGAAAGATCTTCTTCGTTGAGTTGGACGGCGAGCAGTTGGGTTAACAAATGGGGCTCCCTCTTCACAAAATCTTACACATATCCTAGAGGAGAACGTACTAATTTACAATGAGAAGCTTCAGAGAAGTCCACTTGATTGGTCAAAGCTATAGGCAACTGGAAGAACCATAAGGGAAAGGATATCCTCTCGCTTCACAGGTATCCCTCCAGCTTCAAGATTGGTAAGTAACTCCTTGGCAAGATCAGCTGAAGCCAATGGAGCAAGGATCACCAACTGCTCTCCTTCCATCTCACTCCTGCTGTGTAGAAACCCGGTGAATAGGCTGAATTCGCTCTCAAGACTCCGATCCATGCTTTTGGCATCGAACACGGAGGCTTTGGTGATCCCGACACTTTGCATTGCCAGAAACACGTCCTCCTTATAATCCAGTTGCGAGAGCACCATAAGCAATAGATTCATCATTTCCTCCTAGATCTGCTCATTCGTTTCGCCCGCCTTGCGTAGTGCCAACCGTGTCAGCAAGGGTCCTACGACCTCAGTTATGATTGTGGTAAACAGCAGCACATTGATGATCATGCTCGCTAGTTGCTGACCTGTCTCCCCGAAAGCTGGGGCTGAGAAGGTCTTGTTGATCGCCAAGGCAAGAGCCAGTGCAACCCCTACTTGCGGCAAGAGAGAGAACCCAATCAAAAACCGTACTTTCTTCGGTGCCCGCCCAACCAAGGCTCCGAAGGTAGCCCCCCCGACCTTCCCGATACTTCTTGCTGCAAAGTAGAATAGTCCAAGCATTCCAATCTGTGTAATCAAGGAGACATCCAGGTGAGCTCCACCAAGAATAAAGAAGGCAACCAGGAACACTGGGCTGAAAGAGGAAATCACCGTCTCACTCTTCTTGCTCAATACAGCCGAGCTATTCACGATGGTCATTCCGAAAGCCATAATTGAAAGTAGCTCAGATACACCAAGCAACTCACAGACACCCAACAACAAGAAGAGGAAGGCAGCAAGCAGCAACATCACCCAATCGTTATTTCTCCTTCCTCGTAAAAGCAGGATATAGAGAACCGCAGAAACAGCACCAAGTCCTACTGCGATTGCTACAGAGAGCAAGGCTGAAGCTACCATCGGCCCGATTGCGAGGGAACTCCCGAGCAGGTTGGAACTGACAAAGCTCTCCACAAAGACATAGATAATGAGTGCAAACGCATCATCAATACCGACGACTGCCAAGATGGTTGAAGTCAAAACTCCCTTTGCCTTGTACTGTTTAATAACAGCAACTGTTGCCGCAGGGGCTGTTGCTGATGCTACTGATCCTAGTAAAAGCGCAGTATTGAGATTGGTCTTGAATACATAGAACAAGCCAAAGAAAACAACAAGGAACGCTCCAATGCATTCGAAGGTTACGATGGCGATAATGCTCCTTCCCAGACGCTTGATCACATCAATCTTGAGCTCAATTCCAATCATGAATGCAATCAGGGCAAGAGCAATGGATGAGAGAGGGGATAAGATATCCAATACCACAGGAGAGAGAAGATTCACCAAGGAGCCACCAAGCAATACACCGAGAAGGACATAGCCGGTGACTTCAGGAATTTTCAGAGTTGTTGTGAGTACCTTACTCCCATACCCCGCTGCAAAAATTGCAGCAAGATAGAGAAACAGATGGAATTCCATTATGCAGTCCTACAAATCGGCAAATGCATCGAGCACAGCCTGGGGAGTCTTGGCAGCCATGAGTGCTTTCCTGCGTTCGGGGTTCTTGATTACCAAGGTAATCTTGGAAAGGATCATGAGATAATCAGACTGTCGGTCGGAAGGACCCCCGATCATGAAAACCAGACGTACCGGTTTCTTATCCAAGGAATCCCATGGGACATCATTTTCCAGCACTGCAGCAAGTACGAAAAATTCCTTGATGCCGTTCAACTTTGCATGAGGAATGGCAACCTGAAGACCGATACCCGTGCTCATGATGGCTTCACGCTCAAGGATAGCTTCAGTAAAAGCCTTTTCACTGGAGACATACCCGCTTTCAGTTGCTTTTTCTGTCATGGTTGTGAGTATCTGGTTCTTATGAGTTTCGTTGAGGAACAAAATGGAAGATTCAGTAAGATAATCGAGTATACGCATTGACACCTCTCCTACGTATAAAAAGCATAGAAGTTTACTGGATGTTTGTAAAGTAAAGGATAAAAACGATATAAAATAAAAAAACCTGTTGATACCTTTACATCTGGGAAAGAGTTTTTCCGAGGTACTCCATATCTTCTGCTATATAGCGTTGGTCAATTTGGACACTCATCACATGATCATAAATCCACGAAGCATGCGGGAATCTTTCAGAATTGATCAACTGTGGTGGTTTTGGCCAATAGATTGTACTGCGTATCCCATGATCCAACAAAAACTGCTGGGCACGATTTCTATCCTCGCTATACCAGCTGAAATGACTGGGACAGGTTTTGTCATCAAGATGAGGAAAGATTACCTGACATTGGGATGATGGCTTATAATGCGTAATTACCGTCTCATAATTGGCTCTTCTATGCTGTATGAGGGTATTGAAATCCATGGTTTCGATGATTCTCCTAGAGAGTGAATCACTTCCATATACATCAAACATTTCCCTCAGTCTCATTTCTGTTTCCCAGAAAACATCACCGGCCAAGGCATCAAATGTTTGATCCCCTGTCCGTAATGCCTGTTCACGATATTGCATTGCCAGGTAACGCCCTTCAAGGTGTTTTTCGTCCGGCACCTTGCTCTTGAGAGAAAACACACCCTCTTTTTTGATCCCAACCCCACCACAGGCAACACCCATCCATTTACGGAGGCTCCCTGCCCAGTAATCGGCAAAAGGAGAATGCCCATCTCGGGAAAACACACTATGGGTTGTATCCTGGAGAATCGTGACACCCTGCTCTTTGCACAACCCCAGGAACTGCTCATCATAGCGACTGAACCCATAATAGCCACAAAGATTCAAGACCGTTACCCCCGCTAGGTCATCTTTCTTGAACAGGGGGGTTAACTCCTTGGCATCTACATCATAAAAACGAAGCGTATACCCTGCCTT containing:
- a CDS encoding cation:proton antiporter; this encodes MEFHLFLYLAAIFAAGYGSKVLTTTLKIPEVTGYVLLGVLLGGSLVNLLSPVVLDILSPLSSIALALIAFMIGIELKIDVIKRLGRSIIAIVTFECIGAFLVVFFGLFYVFKTNLNTALLLGSVASATAPAATVAVIKQYKAKGVLTSTILAVVGIDDAFALIIYVFVESFVSSNLLGSSLAIGPMVASALLSVAIAVGLGAVSAVLYILLLRGRRNNDWVMLLLAAFLFLLLGVCELLGVSELLSIMAFGMTIVNSSAVLSKKSETVISSFSPVFLVAFFILGGAHLDVSLITQIGMLGLFYFAARSIGKVGGATFGALVGRAPKKVRFLIGFSLLPQVGVALALALAINKTFSAPAFGETGQQLASMIINVLLFTTIITEVVGPLLTRLALRKAGETNEQI
- a CDS encoding PTS sugar transporter subunit IIA is translated as MRILDYLTESSILFLNETHKNQILTTMTEKATESGYVSSEKAFTEAILEREAIMSTGIGLQVAIPHAKLNGIKEFFVLAAVLENDVPWDSLDKKPVRLVFMIGGPSDRQSDYLMILSKITLVIKNPERRKALMAAKTPQAVLDAFADL